Genomic window (Roseofilum reptotaenium CS-1145):
GATCGTAGCGCTACTACATCTTTTGTATCGATAGGTTAGATAAAGTATGGCTCGAAACAAAGCTAAAGAGAACGTCTACTCTGTTATTTTATTTCTCCTCCTTTACGGAGTGACAGAAGCGATCGCTTCTGCTGGACTCTATTACCTGGGAGAAAAACGTAACGTATTCTACCAACCTGCGGACACTTTATCAGAAAAACATCAAGAGAAAATCACCGAACTCATAGAAGGTAAAACTCAATACTATCAATGGAGTTCAACATTGGGATGGACGATTCAACCGAATGGTTCATCAAGGTTATTCCAAGCTAACAGTGCTGGCTTTAGGGGCGATCGCAACTACCCACTTAAACCACCCGATAATATCTTAAGAATTACGTCATTTGGGGACTCATTTACCCATGGAGCTGAGGTCAAAAACCATGAAACTTGGCAAGCAACTATGGAAAAGTCTAGTGGCTATGAAGTCTTGAATTTTGGAGTAGGTGCTTTTGGTCTAGATCAAGCCTACCTACGCTATCAAAAAGACGGAAAACAGTACGAATCTCAAGTGGTACTCATTGGTTTTATGGTAGAAAATATTTATCGCCATATCAATACATTTCGCCCGTTTTATTTTCCACAGACAGGTTTTCCATTAGGCAAACCTAGATTTATTCTTGAAGGGGGTGAGTTATTGGAGATTCCCAATGCACTCCCCACTCAGGCACACTATCAGAAGTTATTACAGCGACCCCAATCCGTTTTAGCTGAAGTTGGCGCACACGATCGCTACTACAATCGTCGGTATAAATCCAGTCTCATAGATTGGTCCCCGACAGTGAGATTGGTGAGAATTTTAATTCAAGAGTTTTCTGATGGCGATCGCCAGACCTGGGTCAGTCTAAATCAAATCTATCATCCTGAATCAGAAGCCTTCCAGGTAACTACGGCGATTTTCGATCGCTTTTACCAAGAAGTCCAAGACAACGGTAGTATTCCGATTATTATTATTTTTCCCAGATGGCATGATGTTCAAGACTATAGAACAACAGACAATAGATCCTATCAACCGCTACTCGATCGCTTTGCAGCTCAAGGGTATCGGTATATCGATCTGATGGATCTTTTTGCTGACGAAGAACTAGACTTGAGCAAGATATTTCTGACTGAATATGGCCATAATTCTGCCTTGGGTAACCAGATGATTGCTGAGAGGATTCTCGATTATCTGAAGGATCTTCAAGAGGCTGAAACCCTTGAATTATCGCTCAATCGTTCCCCTAGACCGTCCATACCGCTAGGATAGGAAGCTAGGGAAATCAAACCCTAATTTTTAATTGTTCATTAACTTACCATGGCCTTTCAACCGGAACCCGCAGAAAAAATCCAACAACGCTTCTTCTACCAAGGACGTAAATTCAGCTTCGAGGGCGCAACCCTGCGCCTTCCCAATGGTGTTGTCGGTGACTGGGAATGCATCTATCATCCTGGAGGCGCTCTTGCTGTACCCGTCACCCCAGAAGGAAAATTAGTCCTGGTGCGTCAATACCGCTTTGCAGCACAGGGACGACTGCTTGAATTTCCGGCTGGAACCGTAGAAGTGCATGAAGATCCCGCCGAAACCATTAAACGGGAAATTGAAGAAGAAACCGGATATCGGAGTCATAAATGGCGTAAACTGGGTGAATTTTTTCTGGCTCCTGGCTATTCCGATGAAATTATTTATGCCTTTTTAGCCGAAGATCTCGAACTCTTGCCCAACCCTCCCCAGCAAGACGAAGATGAAGATATAGAAACGGTGTTAATGACTCCACAAGAATTAGAACAAGCCATTGTAGACGGGGAACAAATCGATGCCAAATCCATTTCCGCCTTCGTTTTAGCCCGTCCCTTCCTCCGCTAAGTAGGTAGGCTAAAGTATCTGTAAAATAGCCAGCACCATCCCATTACCCATTACCCCCATTACCCATTACCCGGGTGAAGCGCTATAACCTATGACTTCTCCTCCCCCTTCCCTAGAGAAACCCCGCCGCAAACAAAATGACTGGCAGCTTTTAATGCGACTGGCTCCCTATGCTCGTCGCCATGGAAAATTGCTGACAGCATCCTTAATCCTTTTATTGCCTCTGTCGTTGGCTGGCGCAGTTCAGCCTTTGATGATTGGACAAGCGGTTTCTAAACTTAAGAGCGAACCCACTTGGGCGATTTTAGATTCCTTATCGGTGTCTACCAGTATTAATCTCTTAGGGGGTTTGCTTCTGGTTACGATTCTCTTTCGCCTCCTATTTGCTGGCGTACAAGGGTTTATGATTCAAAAGGTCGGACAACAGTTAACCGCAGATATTCGCGATGATTTATTTGACCATGTTACTGCCTTAGCCGTTAAATTTTTTGACCGAACCCCCGTCGGTAGTTTGATTACCCGGTTAACCAATGACGTGGAAGCCCTCGGAGAGGTCTTTTCCACGGGAGCGATCGGCATTATCAATGATATTGTCTCCATTATGGTCATTGGTGTAGTCATGTTTCGCCAGCAATGGCAA
Coding sequences:
- a CDS encoding NUDIX hydrolase; the encoded protein is MAFQPEPAEKIQQRFFYQGRKFSFEGATLRLPNGVVGDWECIYHPGGALAVPVTPEGKLVLVRQYRFAAQGRLLEFPAGTVEVHEDPAETIKREIEEETGYRSHKWRKLGEFFLAPGYSDEIIYAFLAEDLELLPNPPQQDEDEDIETVLMTPQELEQAIVDGEQIDAKSISAFVLARPFLR